In Deinococcus aerius, the following proteins share a genomic window:
- the fni gene encoding type 2 isopentenyl-diphosphate Delta-isomerase, translating to MTETGPAGIQGRKLRHIEACLRPESQYAGVTTGLERVPWPYRALPDLDLEDVSLETVFLGRTLAAPVLIGAMTGGAERSAAINRNLAVAAQRLGVGLMLGSQRVMLERPETAASFQVRGVAPDVLLVGNLGAAQFGLGYGAGEAVRAVREVSADALAIHVNPLQEAMQAGGDTRWAGLGGRLAEVVPTLPFPVILKEVGHGLDGGTVRAVAGTGFAALDVAGAGGTSWARVEQLVRYGDVLTPDLCEVGIPTARALVEARRAAPGTPLIASGGIRTGLDAARALALGAQVVAVARPLLEPALEGAAAVEAWLSRFIHELRVALFVGGYPSVGAVRGTADPER from the coding sequence GTGACGGAAACCGGCCCGGCGGGCATTCAGGGGCGCAAGCTCCGGCATATCGAGGCCTGCCTGCGGCCGGAAAGCCAGTACGCGGGTGTGACGACCGGCCTGGAGCGGGTGCCCTGGCCGTACCGGGCGCTTCCCGACCTCGACCTGGAGGACGTGAGCCTGGAGACCGTGTTCCTGGGCCGGACGCTGGCGGCCCCCGTGCTCATCGGCGCGATGACGGGCGGGGCGGAGCGGTCGGCGGCTATTAACCGCAACCTTGCCGTCGCCGCGCAGAGGCTGGGGGTCGGCCTGATGCTGGGCTCGCAGCGGGTGATGCTGGAGCGGCCGGAGACCGCCGCGAGCTTTCAGGTGCGCGGGGTGGCGCCCGACGTGCTGCTCGTCGGGAACCTCGGGGCGGCGCAGTTCGGGCTGGGCTACGGGGCCGGGGAGGCCGTGCGGGCGGTGCGCGAGGTGAGTGCCGATGCCCTGGCGATCCACGTCAATCCCTTGCAGGAGGCCATGCAGGCGGGGGGCGACACCCGTTGGGCCGGGCTGGGCGGGCGGCTGGCCGAGGTCGTCCCCACGTTGCCCTTCCCCGTGATCCTCAAGGAGGTGGGGCACGGGCTCGACGGAGGGACCGTTCGCGCCGTCGCCGGGACGGGCTTCGCGGCCCTCGACGTGGCGGGGGCGGGCGGCACGAGCTGGGCCCGGGTGGAGCAGCTCGTGCGGTACGGCGACGTGCTCACCCCCGATCTGTGCGAGGTGGGCATTCCCACCGCTCGGGCCCTGGTGGAGGCCCGCCGCGCGGCGCCGGGAACCCCCCTCATCGCGTCCGGCGGGATTCGCACCGGCCTGGACGCCGCCCGCGCCCTCGCCCTCGGCGCCCAGGTCGTCGCCGTCGCCCGCCCCCTCCTCGAACCCGCGCTGGAGGGTGCGGCGGCGGTCGAGGCCTGGCTCTCGCGCTTCATCCACGAGTTGCGGGTGGCCCTGTTCGTCGGCGGCTATCCGAGCGTCGGGGCGGTCAGGGGAACGGCGGACCCGGAGCGTTGA